In Vibrio alfacsensis, the following proteins share a genomic window:
- a CDS encoding helix-turn-helix domain-containing protein: MLRIISADKFISSRFILEYSKVEFASLLGVSVAKITNIENGKTSIPPVYDYAINHLLSEHPFKDSAVEALSSHETLNFARRVDVNSKVQRLSCKRCDSRHLHVMAGMSGLYFVECMDCKHTMYSSGIAVKRYQQWSNNGVKLDSHQFD, encoded by the coding sequence ATGTTGAGAATCATTAGTGCAGATAAGTTCATCTCTTCAAGGTTTATCTTGGAATACAGCAAAGTGGAATTTGCATCGTTGTTGGGTGTTTCCGTTGCTAAGATAACCAATATAGAGAATGGAAAAACATCAATTCCCCCGGTGTACGATTACGCCATTAACCATTTGCTAAGTGAACATCCATTTAAAGACAGTGCAGTAGAGGCATTGAGTTCTCACGAGACGCTGAATTTTGCTCGCCGTGTCGATGTTAACAGTAAAGTTCAGCGCTTATCTTGCAAGCGCTGTGATAGTAGGCACTTACATGTCATGGCCGGAATGAGTGGTCTCTACTTTGTGGAATGCATGGACTGTAAACACACGATGTATTCATCAGGCATAGCGGTAAAACGTTATCAGCAATGGTCGAACAATGGTGTTAAGCTCGACAGTCACCAATTTGACTAG
- a CDS encoding tetratricopeptide repeat protein produces the protein MSSMGIAIAATGLSLVLIFVWMISLSMRKQRIESERKAREQAYRRAMQKAREQERQDRLFKAETGHIPTILFLAKEAERENAKQALYWYDKAAKLDNVTGMYGVVRMSERMREDVVLKEQANFWRTAISGMEGDVEAKFATGKALVFGRGTEQNLTKGVQLIEAAANEGCIAAMLYMGEWQLSPENLSGHSADALYWFMKAAEQDSADGKIQVGLCHLNGVGTEMSMVKGCYWLERAAESGNAEAMCHAGEAWKDTSKTGNAIAYIWLFLSANLGYEPARALRDEVAGNIGVDVVVGLQSIAKPLQRKLASGMVKKHSIIRALNKVYKRDSYFPSTEELSEFSNDAHHQGESILELESESNMMDSFEQAEPTRQPSKEALDFTQNFLSPQQSTK, from the coding sequence ATGAGTAGTATGGGCATTGCCATTGCGGCAACTGGCCTTTCACTCGTCCTGATATTTGTTTGGATGATCTCGTTATCGATGCGTAAGCAACGTATTGAGTCTGAGAGGAAAGCTCGAGAACAGGCGTATCGCAGAGCGATGCAAAAAGCGCGAGAGCAGGAGAGACAGGATCGTCTGTTTAAAGCAGAAACAGGACATATCCCGACCATTTTGTTTTTGGCGAAAGAGGCGGAGCGAGAGAATGCTAAACAAGCGCTGTACTGGTATGACAAAGCGGCGAAACTGGACAATGTGACTGGTATGTATGGTGTTGTCCGAATGAGTGAGCGAATGCGAGAAGACGTCGTGTTAAAAGAGCAGGCAAACTTTTGGCGGACAGCGATTTCTGGCATGGAGGGGGATGTTGAAGCCAAATTCGCCACCGGAAAAGCGCTTGTGTTTGGTCGAGGTACAGAGCAAAACTTGACGAAAGGTGTGCAACTTATTGAAGCAGCCGCGAACGAGGGGTGCATTGCTGCCATGTTGTATATGGGTGAATGGCAATTGTCACCAGAAAACCTGTCAGGTCATAGTGCTGATGCTTTGTATTGGTTTATGAAAGCGGCAGAGCAAGACAGTGCTGATGGTAAAATCCAAGTTGGTCTATGTCATTTAAATGGTGTAGGGACTGAAATGAGCATGGTGAAAGGCTGTTACTGGTTAGAGCGAGCTGCAGAAAGTGGAAACGCAGAAGCGATGTGCCATGCCGGAGAAGCGTGGAAAGATACCAGCAAAACAGGAAATGCCATCGCCTATATTTGGCTGTTTTTGTCTGCAAATCTAGGTTACGAGCCAGCCCGAGCGTTACGAGATGAAGTGGCTGGAAACATTGGTGTTGATGTGGTTGTTGGTTTGCAATCTATCGCGAAACCACTACAAAGGAAGCTTGCGTCCGGAATGGTAAAGAAACACTCTATCATCCGAGCGCTCAACAAAGTTTATAAGCGTGATTCTTACTTTCCTAGTACAGAAGAACTGAGTGAGTTCTCGAACGATGCTCATCATCAAGGTGAAAGTATCTTAGAGCTTGAGTCGGAATCAAATATGATGGACTCATTCGAGCAAGCAGAACCGACGAGGCAGCCATCAAAAGAAGCCCTCGATTTCACGCAAAACTTTTTATCTCCTCAACAGTCTACTAAATAA
- the pulA gene encoding pullulanase-type alpha-1,6-glucosidase, with protein MDNKTFKLSTIAKTILPILSIAAINGCGSDSSNDDGVAPGSGLHPAGENEVVIYYKRDVASASTASDYDGWGLHLWNGEGCTSTDLEAMGIADGGTDWAAPLPFDGISDTYGAYYVLKVDPDASDPHNCMNFILHKGDEKAFGSANSKVELTKLGESQGLFGFHGSSELYYEPIADRPVDIDGQKAHWLDADTIAWEAAASADSMKLFYSLTNDIKMDDDKQITGGTTVELTKKGDLSEELKSRFRHLASLQTAGIDVDANTLRSILKSQIVMVAYNANGDVISATEVQKPGVLDAVFADADAGNAIGQELGAIVEGNAATFKLWAPTAQNVDLIIYDENLKEVSTIEMTENSETGIWASEAQGNVLNQYYHYKVTVYHPTTGVVETRLVTDPYSLSLSENSMYSQVVDLDSASLQPQGWNDYDRPTVKKDEDHVLYESHLRDFSFSDTNGTESLNGKYLALTEAERESVSHLQALKDAGLTTLHILPAFDIATVDEDEANRVDITDTVGKLCGIKPEASVCETEDDAKVIEEVLNSYDPATGAAQALMNDLRMLDSFNWGYDPFHYTVPEGSYATDPNGSKRILEFREMVQATHKMELKLVMDVVYNHTNASGVNDKSVLDKIVPGYYHRLNVNTGGVENSTCCDNTATENLMMGKLMVDSLLVWADDYKVDGFRFDLMGHQPKDVMVYALEQVRKVDPNTLFYGEGWDFGEVANNARFDQATQLNMAGTEIGTFSDRLRDAVRGGSPFDGGMDSEGKHPLRFNQGFGNAAYANEETKTDADSVNGRLHNQDLVRLGMAGNLAEFVLLDYKGDTKLGKNVDYNGAPAGYTKMPSENISYVSKHDNQTLWDNNAYKIATGTSSADRARMQTVSLSTVMLGQGIPFIHMGSELLRSKSMQRDSYDSGDWYNRVYFDGSDNNWNVGLPREDKDGTNWELIKTIVADGTAKPDSTNIELTKKQFLELLTIRSSSELFRLDTAQEVMNRVDFRNVGQDQVEGLIVMSIDDGTSAGADLDKNYDAIVAVVNSTAETKSFDVEGATGFELHEVQKNSADMTVKSASFSGETFTVPALTTAVFVQPQHGAQGAGLPVNTDNKDVSNIPPYGEDKVYVRGSMNGWNPVSDWAMPFIGNGIYSMTGVLEAGEHAFKFGGETWSTVDISCSYAEQASGSLDLGKEGDCKLSVAETGKYTFTLNAAHVQDDNIEKPVISVTKAADAPTFGETSLFLRGTITTWDTPAEDSSAKFNYVAADVYSLDIELAAGSYEMKIASADWAGDTNFGGESNVELGAAVTMDVGGDSANLKITIAEAGNYNFHFNAADKAAPIVTVTKN; from the coding sequence GTGGACAATAAAACATTTAAATTATCGACAATCGCCAAAACCATATTGCCAATTCTTTCTATCGCAGCAATCAATGGTTGTGGTAGTGACAGCTCTAATGATGATGGCGTTGCGCCGGGCTCAGGCCTACACCCAGCGGGTGAGAACGAAGTTGTCATCTATTACAAACGTGATGTTGCTTCGGCTTCAACAGCCAGTGATTACGACGGTTGGGGCCTGCACCTTTGGAATGGTGAAGGCTGTACCAGTACTGACCTAGAAGCTATGGGAATCGCTGACGGCGGCACGGATTGGGCGGCACCACTCCCATTTGATGGCATCAGCGACACTTACGGTGCGTACTACGTGCTTAAAGTAGATCCAGATGCGTCTGACCCACACAACTGTATGAACTTTATCCTGCATAAAGGCGACGAAAAAGCCTTCGGCAGCGCAAACTCTAAAGTGGAGCTGACCAAGCTAGGTGAATCACAAGGTCTATTCGGCTTCCATGGCAGCAGCGAGCTTTACTACGAGCCAATTGCAGATCGCCCTGTCGACATTGATGGTCAAAAAGCGCATTGGTTAGATGCTGATACTATCGCTTGGGAAGCGGCGGCAAGTGCCGATTCTATGAAGCTTTTCTACAGCTTAACCAACGACATCAAGATGGATGACGACAAGCAAATCACTGGCGGTACAACGGTTGAGTTGACTAAAAAGGGTGACCTGTCTGAAGAATTGAAATCTCGTTTCCGCCACCTTGCTAGCCTACAAACTGCTGGGATTGATGTGGATGCCAATACATTACGTTCTATCCTGAAATCACAAATCGTGATGGTGGCTTACAACGCAAATGGCGACGTTATCTCTGCGACTGAAGTCCAAAAACCAGGTGTACTTGATGCCGTATTTGCAGATGCGGATGCTGGTAACGCAATCGGTCAAGAACTTGGGGCGATTGTTGAAGGTAATGCAGCAACATTTAAACTTTGGGCGCCAACTGCACAAAATGTCGATCTGATCATCTACGATGAGAATTTAAAAGAAGTCTCTACAATTGAGATGACGGAAAATTCCGAAACCGGTATTTGGGCATCAGAGGCGCAGGGCAATGTTCTTAACCAATACTACCACTATAAAGTCACCGTTTATCATCCAACCACTGGTGTTGTAGAAACACGTCTTGTGACGGACCCATATTCATTAAGCCTTTCTGAAAACTCAATGTACTCCCAAGTTGTGGATCTAGACAGCGCAAGCCTGCAACCACAAGGTTGGAATGATTACGATCGTCCAACGGTAAAAAAAGACGAAGACCATGTCCTTTATGAATCACACCTACGTGATTTCAGCTTTAGTGACACCAACGGTACAGAATCATTAAACGGCAAATACCTCGCATTAACAGAAGCTGAGCGTGAGTCTGTCTCTCACCTTCAAGCATTGAAAGACGCAGGTCTAACAACGCTTCACATTCTGCCAGCTTTCGATATCGCGACCGTTGATGAAGACGAAGCAAACCGCGTCGATATCACAGACACCGTCGGTAAACTATGTGGCATCAAACCTGAAGCATCCGTTTGTGAAACCGAAGACGATGCGAAAGTGATCGAAGAGGTCCTAAACAGCTACGACCCAGCTACTGGTGCTGCTCAAGCACTGATGAACGATCTGCGCATGCTAGACAGCTTTAACTGGGGTTACGACCCATTCCACTACACCGTACCTGAGGGCAGTTACGCAACCGATCCAAACGGCTCTAAGCGAATTCTTGAATTCCGAGAAATGGTTCAAGCAACGCACAAAATGGAGCTGAAACTTGTCATGGACGTGGTGTACAACCACACCAACGCATCAGGCGTAAATGACAAATCGGTTCTGGATAAGATCGTCCCAGGATACTACCACCGTCTGAACGTCAATACGGGTGGCGTAGAAAACTCAACCTGCTGTGACAACACCGCAACTGAGAACTTGATGATGGGTAAACTGATGGTTGACTCATTGCTTGTGTGGGCAGACGACTACAAAGTCGATGGTTTCCGCTTCGACTTGATGGGCCACCAGCCAAAAGACGTGATGGTGTACGCGCTAGAGCAAGTACGTAAAGTTGATCCTAACACGCTGTTCTACGGCGAGGGTTGGGACTTCGGTGAAGTCGCGAACAACGCGCGCTTCGACCAAGCAACACAGCTAAACATGGCTGGCACAGAAATCGGCACTTTCTCTGACCGTCTACGTGATGCGGTCCGTGGTGGTAGCCCATTCGATGGCGGCATGGACTCTGAAGGTAAACACCCACTTCGCTTCAACCAAGGCTTCGGTAATGCAGCTTATGCCAATGAAGAAACAAAAACAGATGCAGATTCAGTAAACGGCCGTTTACACAATCAAGATCTTGTTCGTCTGGGCATGGCTGGTAACCTAGCAGAATTCGTTCTTCTCGATTACAAAGGCGATACTAAACTTGGTAAGAACGTAGACTACAACGGTGCTCCAGCGGGCTACACTAAGATGCCATCTGAGAACATCTCTTACGTTTCTAAGCACGATAACCAAACGCTATGGGACAACAACGCTTACAAGATTGCGACAGGCACCTCTTCAGCTGATCGCGCTCGTATGCAGACCGTGTCTCTATCAACGGTAATGCTTGGCCAAGGTATCCCATTCATTCACATGGGTTCTGAGTTATTGCGTTCTAAATCAATGCAGCGTGACTCTTACGATTCAGGTGACTGGTACAACCGCGTTTACTTCGACGGTAGCGATAATAACTGGAACGTTGGTCTACCTCGTGAGGACAAAGATGGCACAAACTGGGAACTGATCAAAACTATCGTAGCGGATGGCACAGCAAAACCAGATTCTACTAACATAGAACTAACCAAGAAACAATTCCTAGAACTACTGACTATTCGTAGCTCAAGCGAACTGTTCCGTTTAGACACCGCTCAAGAAGTCATGAACCGCGTTGATTTCCGCAACGTCGGTCAAGACCAAGTGGAAGGCTTGATTGTGATGTCTATTGATGACGGCACGTCAGCGGGTGCGGATCTAGACAAAAACTACGATGCCATCGTCGCGGTAGTGAACTCAACAGCAGAAACGAAATCGTTCGACGTTGAAGGTGCAACTGGTTTCGAACTGCATGAAGTTCAGAAGAACTCGGCTGACATGACCGTTAAGAGTGCAAGCTTCTCAGGCGAAACCTTTACGGTTCCAGCACTAACAACAGCGGTATTTGTTCAACCTCAACACGGTGCCCAAGGTGCAGGTCTACCAGTAAATACGGATAACAAAGACGTATCGAACATTCCTCCTTATGGTGAAGACAAGGTGTATGTTCGAGGCAGTATGAATGGTTGGAATCCGGTATCCGATTGGGCAATGCCTTTCATCGGCAATGGTATCTACTCGATGACTGGTGTGCTAGAAGCGGGTGAGCATGCGTTTAAATTTGGCGGTGAAACTTGGTCAACGGTAGATATTAGCTGTAGCTACGCTGAACAAGCTTCTGGTTCACTAGACCTAGGTAAAGAAGGTGACTGTAAGCTATCGGTTGCAGAAACGGGGAAATACACATTCACCTTGAATGCTGCTCATGTTCAAGATGACAACATTGAGAAACCAGTTATCTCCGTAACGAAAGCCGCTGATGCTCCAACGTTTGGCGAAACTTCACTGTTCCTACGTGGCACGATCACAACTTGGGATACGCCAGCTGAAGATTCAAGCGCGAAGTTCAACTACGTAGCCGCCGATGTTTACTCGTTAGATATCGAGCTAGCAGCAGGCAGCTACGAAATGAAAATCGCAAGTGCGGATTGGGCAGGTGACACCAACTTCGGTGGAGAAAGCAATGTAGAGCTTGGCGCAGCAGTCACAATGGATGTTGGTGGCGACAGTGCAAACCTTAAAATCACGATTGCTGAAGCAGGAAACTACAACTTCCACTTCAATGCAGCCGATAAGGCCGCACCAATCGTAACGGTAACAAAAAATTAG
- a CDS encoding alpha-amylase family glycosyl hydrolase, which produces MHNAQYNKLLSKSLIALSVVSVLSACNSSGGSDSGSTPLPDTSYACQTNMIEQSNQLRTYQIMVESFVNGDSSIGHGTGYGTSHHNGDLQGIIDSLDYIQGLGMNAIWLTPIFESEAIDGQDHWADRLDATGYFATDYFKIDPRFGDLETARTLVNEAHKRGLYVFFDGVFGHHKDGLIKHSPSGLLPAGASNPVDYPASLDFYKEVATYWVKELKIDGWRLDQAYQVPTDAWTQIRKAVDEASQSVTYINADGKNVHPLGYMVAEIWKGELDIASEAYGAADDPALCSAFDFPMRYRIVETLAVNESGLGGRGVDWLDNGYQTHGLYPSHAQPNLMIGNHDLVRFGDLLQRGGLADVNDAEYWQRHKAAFAFQAAYSGPITLYYGDEVGDQVDGFAAKEDNNTCAVRGVCDDHVARSTAKIEGVTATLDANQVDLKNYVKSLMTMRAAHPALYQGSRVNLVASNGRYVDLKKSGTDQILFALNTKESANNVILTEEQVGSNQALVDLLTNEKITLSNGQYQILMSPLQGRFLKVTSNGQ; this is translated from the coding sequence ATGCATAATGCTCAATATAATAAATTGCTGAGTAAATCACTGATCGCGTTGAGTGTTGTAAGTGTATTATCAGCGTGCAACTCCTCAGGTGGAAGTGATAGTGGTAGTACGCCACTTCCGGATACAAGCTATGCTTGCCAAACGAATATGATAGAGCAAAGCAATCAACTTCGTACTTATCAAATCATGGTTGAAAGCTTTGTGAATGGTGATTCGTCTATCGGTCATGGTACTGGTTATGGCACAAGTCATCACAACGGTGACCTTCAAGGGATTATCGATTCGCTTGATTACATCCAAGGTTTGGGTATGAATGCAATTTGGCTCACTCCGATATTTGAGTCCGAAGCGATTGATGGGCAAGATCACTGGGCAGATCGCCTGGATGCAACGGGATACTTTGCCACGGATTATTTTAAAATTGATCCACGCTTTGGCGATTTGGAAACCGCGAGAACATTAGTCAATGAGGCGCATAAGCGCGGTCTATATGTGTTTTTTGATGGCGTATTCGGTCACCACAAAGATGGATTGATCAAGCACTCTCCATCGGGTTTGCTTCCTGCCGGCGCAAGTAACCCTGTCGACTACCCTGCGAGCTTAGATTTTTACAAAGAAGTTGCGACCTATTGGGTGAAAGAATTGAAAATCGATGGCTGGCGCTTGGATCAGGCATATCAAGTACCTACGGACGCATGGACACAGATTCGTAAGGCGGTCGATGAGGCATCACAAAGTGTGACTTACATTAATGCTGATGGTAAAAATGTTCACCCTCTGGGTTATATGGTCGCGGAAATTTGGAAAGGTGAGTTGGATATTGCAAGTGAGGCGTATGGGGCTGCTGACGATCCCGCATTGTGCTCTGCATTTGATTTCCCTATGCGTTATCGAATCGTAGAAACATTAGCGGTTAATGAAAGTGGCCTGGGGGGGCGAGGTGTCGATTGGTTAGACAATGGCTACCAAACGCACGGTTTATATCCATCCCATGCACAGCCGAACTTAATGATCGGTAATCACGATTTAGTTCGTTTTGGTGATTTACTTCAACGTGGTGGGTTGGCTGATGTGAATGACGCAGAATATTGGCAACGTCACAAAGCGGCGTTTGCGTTTCAAGCCGCTTACTCTGGGCCTATTACGCTTTATTACGGCGATGAAGTTGGCGATCAAGTTGACGGTTTCGCTGCGAAAGAAGACAACAACACCTGTGCTGTTCGAGGTGTGTGTGATGATCACGTAGCTCGCAGTACTGCAAAGATTGAAGGTGTGACAGCCACATTGGATGCAAACCAAGTTGACCTGAAAAACTACGTTAAGTCTTTAATGACTATGCGTGCTGCCCACCCCGCTTTGTATCAAGGTTCTCGCGTTAACTTAGTAGCAAGTAATGGTCGCTATGTCGATTTGAAAAAGTCTGGCACTGACCAAATATTGTTTGCTCTAAATACTAAAGAAAGTGCTAACAATGTTATTTTGACTGAAGAGCAAGTTGGCAGCAATCAAGCATTGGTGGACTTACTGACGAATGAGAAAATTACGTTAAGCAACGGGCAATATCAAATCCTGATGTCTCCACTGCAAGGGCGATTTCTCAAGGTGACTTCAAACGGTCAGTAA